A window of the Lepus europaeus isolate LE1 chromosome 5, mLepTim1.pri, whole genome shotgun sequence genome harbors these coding sequences:
- the DMRTA2 gene encoding LOW QUALITY PROTEIN: doublesex- and mab-3-related transcription factor A2 (The sequence of the model RefSeq protein was modified relative to this genomic sequence to represent the inferred CDS: deleted 4 bases in 4 codons), translated as MELRSELPSVPGAATAAATATGPPVASVASVAAAAAAAASLPVSVAGGLLRAPPLLLRAAEKYPRTPKCARCRNHGVVSALKGHKRYCRWKDCLCAKCTLIAERQRVMAAQVALRRQQAQEENEARELQLLYGTAEGLALAAANGIIPPRPAYEVFGSVCAADGGGPGAGAPAGTAGGAAGAGGAEAKLQKFDFDLFPKTLLQSGRPGSPQPPPVKPLSPDGADSGPGTSSPDVRPGSGSENGDGESFSGSPLARSSKEAGGSCPSSAGPSGGGEEDSPGSASPLGSESGSEADKEEAEAAPAPGLGGGPGPRQRTPLDILTRVFPGHRRGVLELVLQGCGGDVVQAIEQVLNHHRGGLAAGLGPTALPDKAAVGAAAAADDAWPGRVDAAAASAAAGGPGLPAPLQAGPAAPPHHRPLLAGAMAPGALGSLSSRSAFSPLQPNASHFGADAGAYPLGTPLGLSPLRLAYSAAAAHSRSLAFMAPYSTAGLVPTLGFRPPMDYAFSDLMRDRSAAAAAAVHKEPTYGGGLYGPMVNGAPEKQ; from the exons ATGGAGCTGCGCTCGGAGCTGCCCAGCGTGCCCGGCGCGGCGACGGCGGCTGCGACTGCGACAGGGCCGCCCGTGGCGTCGGTGGCGTCGGTGGCAGCGGCCGCA GCCGCGGCCGCGTCGCTGCCAGTGAGCGTGGCAGGCGGCTTGCTGCGGGCGCCGCCGCTGCTGTTGCGGGCGGCCGAGAAGTAC CCGCGGACCCCTAAGTGCGCGCGCTGCCGCAACCACGGCGTAGTGTCGGCGCTCAAGGGCCACAAGCGCTACTGTCGCTGGAAGGACTGCCTGTGCGCCAAGTGCACGCTCATCGCCGAGCGCCAGCGCGTCATGGCCGCACAGGTGGCGCTGCGCAGGCAGCAGGCGCAAGAGGAGAACGAGGCGCGCGAGCTGCAGCTGCTCTACGGCACTGCCGAGGGCCTGGCGCTGGCC GCCGCCAACGGCATCATCCCACCTCGGCCCGCCTACGAGGTCTTTGGCTCGGTGTGCGCCGCCGACGGCGgggggccaggagctggagcgCCCGCGGGGACTGCAGGCGGCGCGGCAGGCGCAGGGGGCGCAG AGGCCAAGCTGCAGAAATTTGAC TTTGACCTGTTCCCCAAGACGCTGCTTCAGTCGGGCCGCCCGGGCAGCCCGCAGCCGCCGCCGGTGAAACCCTTGTCACCCGACGGCGCGGACTCGGGGCCCGGGACGTCGTCCCCAGACGTGCGGCCCGGCTCAGGCTCAGAGAACGGCGACGGCGAGTCCTTTTCGGGGTCGCCCCTGGCCCGGTCCTCCAAGGAGGCGGGTGGCAGCTGCCccagcagcgctggccccagtggcggCGGCGAGGAGGACAGCCCGGGCTCCGCCAGCCCTCTGGGCTCCGAGTCCGGTTCGGAAGCTGACAAAGAAGAGGCCGAGGCCGCCCCGGCGCCAGGGCTGGGCGGAGGCCCTGGTCCGCGGCAGCGGACGCCGCTGGACATCTTGACGCGCGTCTTCCCGGGCCACCGGCGGGGCGTCCTGGAGCTGGTGCTTCAGGGCTGCGGCGGCGACGTGGTGCAGGCTATCGAGCAGGTGCTGAACCACCACCGCGGAGGCCTGGCGGCCGGCCTGGGCCCCACCGCGCTCCCGGATAAGGCCGCGGTGGGTGCGGCAGCGGCTGCGGACGACGCGTGGCCGGGCCGCGTcgacgccgccgccgcctccgccgcggCCGGAGGTCCCGGGCTGCCCGCGCCGCTGCAAGCTGGGCCCGCAGCACCTCCGCACCACAGACCcttgctggccggcgccatggcgcccGGGGCGCTGGGCTCGCTGAGCAGCCGCTCCGCCTTCTCGCCACTGCAGCCCAACGCCAGCCACTTCGGCGCCGACGCGGGAGCCTACCCTCTGGGCACGCCGCTCGGCCTCAGCCCTCTGCGCCTGGCCTACTCGGCGGCGGCGGCACACAGTCGCAGCCTGGCCTTCATGGCGCCCTACTCCACTGCGGGCCTGGTGCCCACGCTCGGCTTCCGCCCGCCCATGGACTACGCCTTCAGCGATCTCATGCGCGACCGCTCGGCCGCCGCGGCCGCTGCTGTGCACAAGGAGCCGACCTACGGCGGAGGCCTTTACGGGCCAATGGTCAACGGCGCGCCGGAAAAGCAGTAG